In Pseudomonadota bacterium, a single genomic region encodes these proteins:
- the tadA gene encoding Flp pilus assembly complex ATPase component TadA, translating into MSKSTQEEISNKFAEAELYKTHGLIKEASDVYHSLLEQLGKNDAAIISEINNLLSELDEPSQGLTHFSKQKEKASKTDPAEETQHRFETGVGLMDAGFPAEALKELLGLLGNKHFSESTLHIKIGECYLSLNDEFKAIEHFEKARDSKVLDRGIERLEVLDRLALAYENIGAFPAAIKALEEIVKINPKFRNAKKHLKHLSQSAQKFGRFYHLIQEKHLKVEDLEKAIQVAKEKGKPVDAVLMSDFNIDKHELGQSLSDYYDCPFLEFNELEMLPTPSCIKGIKEKFFRANNCVPVSEDNGKLVIAADNPFDMVKTDNIRSVFKSADVRFAVALKDDIDKFIDFFYGKYSVEQSSDDLFDQLELVEEQEDDKLDEYDTAIHAEGVVVQLVNKIIEDAIKSKASDIHIETLSGNNGTVVRFRTDGDCKQYRIIPYQYKRAVVSRIKILARLDISERRLPQDGKIKFKTRTRRTIELRVATLPTASGYEDVVLRVLTDTKAMPLEKMGFSEHNFALAKKMLEMPYGLILVVGPTGSGKTTTLHAALGQVNRPEKKIWTVEDPVEIIQDGLRQIQVQPGIDLTFEKVLKAFLRADPDIIMVGETRDEETAKTVIEASLTGHLVLTTLHTNSAPETITRLLGMGIESYSFADSLIGVIAQRLIKRLCPNCKEAYKPEKEEKNMIIEEFGAHPISPLTLLSFNKITLYKPKGCKKCHNSGYSGRLAIHEVLTVDDAVKQLVERRTTVSEIRSQALQSGMFTLKQDGIQKVILGETDFKQVRAACIK; encoded by the coding sequence ATGTCCAAATCAACACAAGAAGAAATCAGCAATAAATTCGCCGAGGCCGAACTCTATAAAACCCACGGCCTCATCAAGGAGGCTTCGGATGTTTATCATTCACTTCTTGAACAACTCGGCAAGAATGATGCAGCTATTATCAGCGAGATTAATAATCTCCTTTCCGAGCTGGACGAACCCAGCCAAGGTCTCACCCATTTCAGTAAACAAAAGGAAAAAGCATCCAAAACAGATCCCGCAGAGGAAACCCAGCATCGTTTTGAAACAGGCGTCGGCCTCATGGACGCAGGTTTTCCTGCCGAAGCCCTTAAGGAGTTGCTTGGTCTCCTGGGTAATAAACACTTTTCTGAATCAACTTTACATATTAAAATCGGCGAGTGCTATCTCAGTTTAAACGATGAATTCAAGGCCATTGAGCATTTCGAAAAAGCAAGAGATTCAAAAGTTCTTGACAGGGGCATAGAAAGACTCGAAGTCCTTGACCGTCTGGCGCTGGCCTATGAAAACATCGGTGCCTTCCCTGCGGCGATAAAAGCCCTTGAAGAAATTGTCAAGATCAACCCCAAATTCAGAAATGCCAAAAAGCATCTTAAGCATCTCTCACAAAGCGCCCAGAAATTCGGCCGTTTCTATCACCTCATCCAGGAAAAACATCTCAAGGTCGAGGACCTTGAAAAAGCCATACAAGTCGCCAAAGAAAAAGGCAAACCTGTGGATGCGGTGTTGATGTCCGACTTCAATATCGATAAGCATGAACTCGGCCAGTCTTTAAGTGATTATTACGATTGTCCTTTTCTGGAATTCAACGAACTCGAAATGCTTCCCACCCCTTCCTGCATCAAGGGTATCAAGGAAAAATTTTTCAGGGCCAATAATTGCGTACCGGTTTCCGAAGATAACGGCAAACTGGTCATTGCCGCAGATAACCCCTTTGACATGGTTAAAACCGATAATATTCGATCGGTTTTCAAATCCGCTGATGTCAGATTTGCCGTGGCTCTTAAGGATGATATTGATAAATTCATTGATTTTTTCTACGGCAAATATTCCGTCGAACAATCGTCCGATGATCTCTTCGACCAGCTGGAACTCGTTGAAGAGCAGGAAGATGATAAGCTTGATGAATACGACACAGCCATTCATGCTGAAGGCGTTGTCGTCCAGCTGGTCAACAAAATCATTGAAGACGCCATAAAAAGTAAGGCCTCGGATATTCACATTGAAACCCTGTCGGGCAATAACGGCACAGTGGTTCGCTTCAGGACCGACGGCGACTGCAAACAATACAGGATTATCCCATATCAATACAAACGTGCGGTTGTTTCCCGAATCAAAATCCTCGCCCGACTGGATATCTCGGAAAGAAGACTCCCTCAGGACGGCAAGATCAAATTCAAGACCCGCACCAGAAGAACCATTGAACTCCGCGTTGCGACACTCCCCACAGCATCGGGTTATGAAGATGTGGTGCTGAGAGTACTTACCGACACCAAGGCCATGCCTTTAGAGAAAATGGGCTTCTCAGAGCATAATTTCGCCCTCGCGAAAAAAATGCTTGAAATGCCCTACGGCCTTATCCTGGTTGTCGGCCCCACCGGTTCCGGAAAAACCACAACCCTGCATGCCGCCCTGGGTCAGGTCAACCGTCCCGAAAAAAAGATATGGACCGTGGAAGATCCAGTGGAAATCATTCAGGACGGACTCCGGCAGATCCAGGTTCAACCAGGGATTGACCTGACTTTTGAAAAAGTCCTGAAGGCCTTTCTCAGGGCCGACCCGGACATAATCATGGTCGGCGAAACAAGGGACGAAGAAACCGCTAAAACGGTTATTGAAGCGTCTTTAACCGGACATCTTGTCCTGACAACCCTGCATACAAACTCCGCACCCGAAACGATCACCAGACTTCTCGGCATGGGGATTGAATCCTACAGTTTCGCAGACTCCCTTATCGGAGTTATTGCCCAGCGGCTGATCAAACGCCTCTGCCCAAATTGCAAGGAGGCTTACAAACCGGAAAAAGAAGAAAAAAATATGATCATTGAGGAATTCGGTGCGCATCCGATTTCACCTTTGACACTGTTATCGTTTAACAAGATCACACTTTACAAACCTAAAGGGTGTAAAAAATGCCATAACTCGGGATATTCCGGACGCCTGGCAATTCATGAGGTTCTTACGGTGGACGACGCAGTCAAACAACTTGTTGAAAGACGCACGACGGTGAGCGAGATTAGAAGCCAGGCACTACAATCAGGCATGTTCACCCTCAAACAGGATGGCATCCAAAAAGTAATCCTTGGAGAAACCGACTTCAAACAGGTTCGAGCCGCCTGCATAAAATAA